In Aedes albopictus strain Foshan chromosome 3, AalbF5, whole genome shotgun sequence, the following are encoded in one genomic region:
- the LOC109403469 gene encoding uncharacterized protein LOC109403469 isoform X2: MQTFLALNERDFSRMSLTTKMIKIIEKLQTESRTEADDTLYEEFIEEEADATDENSQIEAVIDPNNPYQGISLEQVIHIDRIFERTVEGAAILELLREGTRVTETDFKRINNLICDCLKSLFGCRPTNFHKNQLAVSLVKSYPILGASSTETPQALWFHAHARGTNRHAGRIHYRMEYLARQSGERVIKRRRIESSAPSENVPLVVEPCSADIQTLIEELKFIVPNQANRSRVIELWAATFGDRQTFRNENRLSEYFQDFPVFSAYNGELVSIDYAKMKPSAAPFIEIWEQMEPKVLKQHEHLYKEIRADFIRALSIIRLKNPSRGSKRKQDSTARKLNPLSGIIEWIKVEDDLPMTESVAPVLFVRGEPMQASRDCVLRWNQWIIPVAQDVKTAFKLLVESFTVLNVSPAPTDKQFFLFMNGAVCQTETLSTTGAKFLHSLD; encoded by the exons ATGCAGACATTTTTGGCATTGAATGAACGAGACTTTAGTAGAATGAGCTTGACAACGAAAATGATCAAAATAATCGAGAAACTACAAACGGAATCCAGAACTGAGGCAGATGACACCCTTTACGAAGAATTCATTGAAGAAGAGGCCGATGCAACCGATGAGAACTCTCAAATTGAAGCAGTGATTGATCCAAACAACCCTTATCAGGGCATCAGCCTAGAGCAG GTGATTCACATCGATCGGATCTTCGAGAGAACCGTTGAAGGTGCTGCCATCCTGGAACTGTTGCGGGAAGGAACACGCGTTACGGAAACGGATTTCAAACGCATAAATAATTTGATTTGCGATTGTCTAAAATCACTTTTTGGATG CCGTCCGACCAACTTCCACAAAAATCAACTTGCTGTCTCTCTGGTAAAATCGTATCCCATCCTCGGAGCTTCGAGCACGGAAACACCACAG GCATTATGGTTCCACGCACATGCACGCGGAACAAATCGTCATGCTGGTCGTATCCACTATCGCATGGAGTACTTGGCAAGGCAATCTGGAGAACGGGTAATCAAGCGCCGCCGGATCGAATCTAGTGCCCCGTCAGAGAACGTTCCACTGGTTGTTGAACCTTGCTCCGCGGATATCCAAACACTG ATTGAAGAACTGAAATTTATCGTACCGAACCAAGCAAACAGATCGCGAGTGATTGAGTTGTGGGCTGCGACATTCGGCGACCGCCagacttttcgtaatgaaaacaGGTTGAGCGAATACTTTCAAGATTTTCCAGTATTTTCAGCATACAACGGAGAACTG GTCAGTATTGATTATGCCAAGATGAAGCCCTCAGCTGCTCCTTTTATTGAAATCTGGGAACAAATGGAGCCAAAAGTTTTGAAGCAGCATGAACACCTTTACAAGGAAATCAGAGCAG aTTTTATTCGTGCGTTGTCGATCATCCGATTGAAGAATCCTTCAAGAGGATCCAAAAGGAAGCAAGATAGCACTGCGCGAAAGTTGAATCCACTATCGGGCATCATTgaatggatcaag gTGGAAGACGACCTGCCCATGACAGAATCGGTAGCTCCGGTTTTGTTCGTCAGGGGTGAACCGATGCAAGCGAGCCGTGACTGTGTCCTCCGATGGAATCAGTGGATTATTCCAGTGGCACAAGACGTGAAGACTGCATTCAAGCTGCTTGTGGAGTCGTTTACGGTGCTCAACGTTTCACCAGCGCCAACGGATAAACAGTTCTTTCTGTTCATGAACGGAGCGGTTTGCCAGACAGAAACATTGAGCACTACAGGAGCAAAATTCTTGCATTCGCTCGACTAA